AGCGTCCCCGCGTCGCACCGGGGGCACCTGTCGCCGGCGACGGCCACCTTTACGTCGTGGAAGCCTTTGACCGTGAAATCGCCGATGTTGACGTCCACCACGTGGACATCGCGTTCATTGCCGCCGATGACGAAGTCCTCCATGGAGGTGAGGTCCATGTCGGCGTAGAGCGGTATGGAAAGCCCCATGGGGCCCGAGAATCCCAGGGGACCGCCCGTGGCCTCCTCAATGGTCCGCTCGTCGGCAAGTTCCAGTTCATCAAGCTTGAGAAGATTCTTCAGCTTCGTGTCATTGATTTCCCTATCGCCCCGGACCAGGACGCCGATCGTGCCTTTATCGGTGGTATAGATAATGGTCTTCACAAGCTTGTCGGGCGTTATCCCGAGGAAGGAAGAAACCTCGTCTATCTTGCGCTGGTTGGGTGTCTCCACGCGTCTGTGGAGGCCTTTTTTCGAGGAGACGGCCTTTTGTGCCGCCCCGACCTCGGCCCTTTCGAGGTTGGCTGCATAGCCGCAGGCGTCGCAGGATATGATAATGTCCTCGCCCGTGTCGGCGAGCACCATGAACTCGTGGGAGAAGCTCCCGCCTATCTGGCCGGTGTCGGCCTCGACGACGCGGAACCGGAATCCGCACCGCGTAAAGATGCTGACGTATGCCTCGTACATCTCCTTGTAGCTCTTCTCTGCCGAGGACTCGTCCGCATCGAAACTGTAGGCGTCCTTCATGGAGAATTCCCGGGAGCGCATGATCCCGAAGCGGGGCCTGATCTCGTCGCGAAACTTGTTCTGTATCTGGTAGAGATTGACGGGGAGGTCCTTGTAGGATTTTACCTCTCTTCTCACCAGGTCGGTGACAACTTCCTCATGGGTGGGCCCGAGGCAGAGCTCCCGGTTGTTCCTGTCGACGAATCGCAGGAGTTCCTTGCCATATTTTTCCCACCGTGTGCTCTCGACCCAGAGCTCCTTCGGCTGTACGGAGGGCATGAAGATCTCCTGGGCGCCTTTTTTGTTCATTTCCTCGCGGATGATCTGCTCCACTTTTCTGAGCGATTTGAGCCCGAGAGGGAGCCATGTATAGACGCCCGAAGCCAGCCGCCTGACAAAACCTGCCCGCAACATGAGGCGATGGCTTGCCACCTCGGCTTCTTTCGGGTCTTCCTTGACGGTGGGGATGAACATTTTAGAGAACAGCATGATTACTCCTTCACATGAAGATATGCATTCGGATTACCGCAATGGGACTGCCAGACTGAGAGAATCTACCATGATTTCGCCCTGTGAGCAATAGTCTGCGGTTCGCGCAAACGGCGTAAAGCGCTTGACTGGACCCTGAGACTCTCTCT
This genomic interval from Syntrophorhabdaceae bacterium contains the following:
- a CDS encoding proline--tRNA ligase, giving the protein MLFSKMFIPTVKEDPKEAEVASHRLMLRAGFVRRLASGVYTWLPLGLKSLRKVEQIIREEMNKKGAQEIFMPSVQPKELWVESTRWEKYGKELLRFVDRNNRELCLGPTHEEVVTDLVRREVKSYKDLPVNLYQIQNKFRDEIRPRFGIMRSREFSMKDAYSFDADESSAEKSYKEMYEAYVSIFTRCGFRFRVVEADTGQIGGSFSHEFMVLADTGEDIIISCDACGYAANLERAEVGAAQKAVSSKKGLHRRVETPNQRKIDEVSSFLGITPDKLVKTIIYTTDKGTIGVLVRGDREINDTKLKNLLKLDELELADERTIEEATGGPLGFSGPMGLSIPLYADMDLTSMEDFVIGGNERDVHVVDVNIGDFTVKGFHDVKVAVAGDRCPRCDAGTLVATRGIEVGHIFKLGLKYSKAMNATFLDSEGKEQFMVMGCYGIGVGRTVAAAIEQGNDENGMILPLPIAPFEVDVLPVNTTHAESMKVAREIYEELLAKGVDALLDDRDERPGVKFKDCDLIGIPLRITIGERGLKEGIVEIKRRDRKEFEKVPAAEAAGRIINYVEDAKHR